TGCAAGGGAACCTTAGCTCTGTGGACGACGACCGCAAAAAACTCTACGGCGAAGGAGACCCCGACAGAGAAGAGGAAACGCTGAACGAGGGGCTATCCAAGGCGGAGGAGATCGAGAGACGGGAACGTAGCCTCCACGACGACCTGTTTCTTAAGCGGGACAGGGCGTTCAACGAGATAGAGGCCCTTAGAAAATCCCTAAACGAAAGACAGCCAAAACGCATGGAACTGGAGTCGAGCTTTAAATCGGATCTTACGGCCCAAGGCTTCCTCGACGAGGTTAGCTTTAAAGAGGCCATGATCCCCAAAGAGGAGAGGGAGCAGCTCTCCAATAGTGCCAAGGAACTGGACGACCGACAGACCGAACTGGACGGCAGAGGGAGAGACCGACGGAGACGGCTTGAGGAGGAACTAGGTAAAAAGGTCACCGAAAAATCCCTTGAGGAGATCAAGTCTCAGATCGAGGCTGTGGAGGAGGGCCTAGCGGGGGCCAGGGACCTGATATCGGCCCTTCGACACCAACTGGAGGAGAACGACAAGGCGAAGGCCAGTTTGAAGGACAAACAGGAAGAGCTTTCCAAACAGGAGGTTGAGTTCCGCCGATGGGCGAACCTCCACGATCTGATAGGCTCCTCGGACGGCAAAAAGTACCGAAACTACGCCCAGGGCCTGACCTTCGAGATGATGGTACGTCACGCTAACCAGCAGCTGAGAAAGATGACCGACCGATACCTGCTGGTGCTGGACGAAAACCAGCCTCTGGAGCTGAGCGTCGTAGACAGCTATCAGGGCGACGGCCTCAGGTCCACCAAAAACCTCTCCGGCGGCGAAAGTTTTATCGTCAGCCTGTCCCTGGCACTAGGGCTTTCCCAGATGTCCAGCAAAAACGTCCCGGTGGACTCGCTCTTCTTAGACGAAGGCTTCGGAACCTTGGACCAGGAGGCCCTGGAGATAGCCCTGGATACCTTGGCGGAGCTTAAAAACAACGGCAAGGTCATAGGGGTGATCTCCCACGTGCCAGCCTTAAAGGAGCGAATCAGCGCCCAGATCCAGATAACCCCCGGAACCAGAGGAAGAAGCGTAATCTCCGGCCCAGGATGCCGGAGGTTGTAGTAGTCCAGCTTTTTCCCTTGTGGTATGCCCTTTTAAACACAAGCACCCTGAGGGATTTCCCATCCCACAGGGTGCTTTATTTCCCGAAAAGATCTGCATGTGTTCCTGTCCGGGTTAGGGTCAACACCAGGACCGATGCTTCCACACGATATACCAGTAACCAATCAGGCTGAATATGACACTCTCGATGCCCTGCCCAATTTCCGGAAAGAGCGTGATCCCTGTTTTTTGGGGGGAGTTCTCCAGCCATAGCCAGTATGAAGATGACGTCTTCTATGAGCTCTATCTTCAGCCCACGTTTTAAGGCTAGTTTGTAGTCTTTTCTGAATTGAGAAGTCGGTTTTACCGTTAGTTTTGTCTTTCTCATTTTTTGAGATCGGCAAAAAGCTTGTCTAAATCGGTGTAGCCCTCGATCGAAGGGTCTTTGGCGATAATCTCCGCCTCCAACATCGCAGCCATGGTTTCCCTGTTTATATTGTTTACAGAGATTTCAAAAGGAATCCTGCCCTCACGGAGCGACTGACGAACGAAGATGTTGAAAGCTGTTGTCATATTCATCCCCATCTCTCCGAAGAGAATCTCTGCCTGAGCCTTTAGGTCGGAATCCATACGGATGCTGATATTTGTGGTATTTCCAGCCATATGCTCACCTCCTTCTGTTTACCTATATCATACGGCTATTGTGCCAAAAAAACAATACATAGCACGAACTAACTAGTTCTCCAGTTCGGCGGCGTACTTTTCCCTGTTCTCCGAGATGTCTTTGACCTTCTCCAGGGGCAAACCGGTTATATCTACGATAAGGCATCGTAGCTTACCGATTTTCGGTGTATATTTAAAAGATCGTTTTGGTGCCAATGAAAGGGGTTGAGGTTAAGAGGATGAAATCGGAGCTTGAGAGGATACCCGGTGTCGGCAAGAATATGGCGCAGCATCTCATCAACGCCGGATACCCTACCATCGAATCGTTGAAGGGACAGGATCCAGAGGATATATACCGCAAAGACCGTGCCTTCCAAGGATGCCATGTCGATCGCTGTGTCCTGTACGTCTATCGCTTGGCGGTCTACTATGCGGACAACGACGGCGACCTGCCGGAGGGCAAGGGCAACTGGTGGAACTGGAAAGACTGACTTCTCCGCTTTAGATCTTAAACACGGCCAGCGCCCTCCTGGGATCACCTCCCAGGAGGGCGCTTCCGTTAGGATATAATGTCCCTAAGTTAGGATGAAAGAGAGGTGTCACGATGGGAGAGAGAAAACAGCTTCTTCGGATCGGTCTGGAGGATCTGGACGTGGCCCAGTCCATGGGGCTCATAGACGGCACGAAGAGGGAGGACCTTGAGGCTTTTTTGATAAAGGCCTCCGAGGCCCGAGGGGACGGCTCCAGGCTGGTGTCCTTCGCCTATTACCTGGGGGCCATGATGGTGATATCCGCCCTGACCTGGTTTGTGGCGGACGCATGGGATTTTATGAGCGGTCTGGGGCTGGCGGCGGTTGCCCTGATCTACGGCCTGGGGTTCGGCTTTTTCGGATATCGTTTCTACCGAAGGGATGAGACAAGAACCTTAGGGGGGCTTCTGGTGACCATCGCTGTGTGTCTGACCCCTATGCTGGTCTACGGCCTCCAGAAGGAGACCGGCCTATGGACCGGCGAGGAGCCGGGAAACTACAGCGATTTCTACCGGTGGATAAAGTCCGGCTGGTGTCTTATGGAGATATCCACCATCGGGGCGGTCCTGCTTGCCATGAGGTGGATCCGCTTTTCCTTTCTGGCCTTTCCTCTGGCCCTTTCCCTGTGGTTTACCTCTATGGATATATCTCCCCTTCTCTCGGTGGACCGGAGGGTTGTGTCCATGGTCTTCGGGTTCGCTATGGGCTGTGTCGCCCTTCGGTGGGATATGGGGCGGGATCAGGGAGACCCGGAGTACGGCTTCTGGCTCCATCTTTTCGGTGCCTTGGCCTTTTGGGGTGGTCTGACCCTTCTGGACAGCCGTGGGGAGTTCAGCCGGATGATCTACGGGACGATAAACCTCGGCCTGATGTTGCTGTCTCTGGCTCTGGACAGGTCGATCTATATGACATTGGGGGCCATAGGGTTTTTCGGCTATCTGGGCCACCTCGCCTGGTCCCTCTTTGCCGATTTTTTCTACTTTCCCTTCGTTTTGGTGGCCTTTGGCCTGGTGGTCATGTTCTGCGGTCTGTGGTACAGCAGGAGAAAGTTGGCTATAGAGAAGTGGGTCGCAGGCCGTTTGCCCCGTTGGCTGTTGCGGCTTAGGGAGGTTCGGGGCGATTCGGCCTGGAGGTGATTTTGGCTGTTGTCTCCTTCGGATTGTCGGTATATTCTGGTGAGATAGGTAGTCGTTTTGTTCATTAGAAAGGGGGAGAGTTTGTGGAGGGATCTTCTTTAAAGTCCTCCGTGTCCATTCCAGCCCATATGTCCTATCTGGAGCCTCTTGAGGGGTTTGTCCGGGGGATATGTTCCGTCGCTGGGTGCGACCAGAGGGATTCGTCTATGGTGTCTCTGGCGGTTGAGGAGGCGGTGAGCAACGTCATCCGTCACGGTTACGGAGAGGACTGTTCCGAGTCCTTTCAGGTTAGGTTTGAGGTGGGGGCCGCCGGTATCACCGTGGAGGTCCACGAAAAAGGTCTCCCCTTCGATCCCGAGTATCTGTCCGCCCCTCAGGAAGGTGACCTGAGGGAAAGGGGCATCGGCATAAGGCTCATGAGAGGGGCCATGGACCGGGTCGAGTTCAGAAATCTGGGCAAGGACGGTAAGCTCGTGTCCATGACCAAGTATTTCCGTCACAGGAGGGTGGACAGCTATTTCTCTCATCAGGAGCTGTCTTCCCCCGACGAGACCGCCGTCAAGGGTCCCTTCACCGTCCGTTCCATGGAGGACAGAGAGGCCTTAGAGATATCCCGCTGCGCCTATCGGGCCTACGGCTATACCTACAGGGAGTTCGTCTACTACCCCGAGAGGATAAAGGAGATGAACCACCAGGGGATTATGAGGTCCTTCGTCGCAGAGGATTCCATCGGGACGCTGGTGGGACATCTGGCCCTGTCCTTCTCCGAGGTAGGGGCCTCTATCGCCGAGCTTGCGGCGGCCTTCGTGAACCCTTCCTGTCGAGGGCAGGGTATTTTGGGCATAATGAACGAGGTGGTCATGGCGGAGGCGGAGAGGTCGGGCCTTCAGGGGCTTTTCGTCCACGCCGTCACCAGCCACGTGGCCTCCCAGAGGGGGGCGTTAAAGTCGGGCTTCGTGCCTTCCGGGGTACTCCTTGGGGCCCTTTTCTCCGACCTTAACTTCAAGGCCCTAGCGGGGGAGGTAAAGCAGAGGGAGAGCGCGTCCCTTATGTATCTGCCCCTCTGTGTACGGTCTGGCTACGATATATGGATACCGGAGGTCTACGCAGAGGTGGTCCAGTCCATACTTTCCTGGTGCGACCTGAAGGTATCCATAAACACCGACAGCCCGTCCCTGCCGGACCGCTGTCCTGGAGGAGGGGAGGGCAACCGTTCATATCGGGTCGGAGAGTTCAACTTCGCCGAGATAAGGGTTTGTCGGTTTGGGCTGGATTCCCTCGCCGAGGTTCGTCAGAGGACCTTTCAGTTCAGGGCTGAGAGGGTGGACGTTATCTATCTGTACCTCGACGCCGAGGTCCCCGACTGTGCCGCCTTCGCCCAGGAGTGCCGCTCTATGGGATACCTTTTCTGCGGTTATCTCCCCGGGGAGATGGGGGGCCACGACGCCCTGATACTCCAGAGTCCCGAGACCGCTCTGGACCTGAACAAGGTTGTCCTGGCCGACGATAGAGGCAAGGATCTGCTGGCTTTTATATCTAAGGAGATAAAAGAGAAGGAGGAGTCGCTTTGAGGTCTTTCCCCTCGGTTGAGGCTTATGGATTTATTGAGAGGGCTTTTGAGAGTACCGACAGGACCGAATCGCTGTTTACCGATGCGGTCAGGGAGAACTACGGTTTTCAGCTTGAGGTACAGCCCTATATCGCCTCTTTGGCCAAGAGGTATGGCTTTTCCATTGGGGATATAGAGGGCCCTGAGGACGTTTTGAAGTTGCCCCCTCTGTTCGTGGAGGTCATGAAGTACCATCGTTTTCTGTCCATACCGGAGGATCAGGTGGCTTTAAACCTGACCAGCTCCGGGACCGGAGGTCAGGTCACCCAGGCCCTTTTCGACCAGGCTGGGGTGGACAGGATCCAGCGTATTTCCAGGACCATATTTCGGGATATAGGCTTTTGCTCCGACAGGGCCGCCGGATACCTTATGTTCAGCTACGCCAGAGAGGACGCAGGGGCGGTGGGGACGAGCTGGAGCGACGAGCAGGAGATGGCCTGTGCCCCTGTTTCCGAGGCCCGGTGGCTTCTCAGAAGAGGCGACGACGGGGCCTTCGGTTTCGACCCAGAGGAGGCGGCTAACGGCCTCGTGGAGCTGTCCGAGAGGGGGCCGGTCAGGCTGTTGGGGTTCCCAGCCTTTATATTCCAGATGTTGGAGGAACTGGACCGCCAGGGTCGTTCGGTAAAGGTCGATAGGGACAGTTTCGTCATTGCCGGAGGTGGCTGGAAGAACCACGCTGGCCTCCCCATGACCCAGGACGATTTCGCCCGGGAGCTGGAGAGGCGAATAGGGCTTCCAAGGGAGAACGTCCGAGATCTGTACGGCATGGTGGAACACGGCATTCCCTACTGTTCCTGTCCCGAGGGACATCACCACGTGCCGGTTTTTGCCAAGGTGGCGGTTCGCCATCCTCTGACTTTAGACCTGATGCCCTTAGGGGAGGAGGGGTTGCTTCACCTTATCTCTCCCTGGAACGTGGCTCAGCCCAACTGTTCGGTGCTATCCACCGATCTGGTGGTCCTCGGGGAGGACTGTCCCTGCGGGGTAAAGGGCCAGTATATCCGGTCCATCAGGAGAGGCGGCAAGAAGAAGCATAAGGGCTGTGCCATAGCGGCTCAGGAGATCCTCGACAGGGTCAGAGCCGAGAGGGGGATGTGACGGTGGACGTTATGAGACATTTTTTCTTCGGATCCTGGATAGACGCCGAGTCGGACCTTCCAGGGGACCTGGGGCGAGATCTTCTGTCCTCCCAGGTTATGGCGGACAGGCTGGCTTCACTTAGGGAGGTCTCGGTGGACGAGATTCTATTGCTGCTCCACAGGGTCGGGGTCAGGATGACCGAGCCAGGCCCTTACAGGGACAGGATAATCCGGTCTATGCCCGATATAACCGGCTTTCCCCTCTCCATGGTTGAGATGGGCGTAGATGTCCTAAAAAGCCTTCTGTCCAGAGAGTCACTTGAGGAGAGGCTCAGCTGTCTAGGGGACCGGAGGGTTCTGGACTGCTGGACCGAGGTGGAGGGAAGACCGGTCAGGGCCAGGGCTCTAGGGGCCCTGTGTCACGTGGCGGCGGGGAACATCTTCCTCGGTTCCGTCGACTCTCTGGTGATGGGGCTCATAACCAAAAACGTCAACGTCCTCAAGATATCCAGACAGGACAGGGTATTTCCCTTTATCTTCCTGGACGCCCTTTTGGAGGAGGAC
The uncultured Dethiosulfovibrio sp. genome window above contains:
- a CDS encoding type II toxin-antitoxin system RelB/DinJ family antitoxin, with amino-acid sequence MAGNTTNISIRMDSDLKAQAEILFGEMGMNMTTAFNIFVRQSLREGRIPFEISVNNINRETMAAMLEAEIIAKDPSIEGYTDLDKLFADLKK
- a CDS encoding helix-hairpin-helix domain-containing protein → MKSELERIPGVGKNMAQHLINAGYPTIESLKGQDPEDIYRKDRAFQGCHVDRCVLYVYRLAVYYADNDGDLPEGKGNWWNWKD
- a CDS encoding acyl-protein synthetase LuxE, coding for MRSFPSVEAYGFIERAFESTDRTESLFTDAVRENYGFQLEVQPYIASLAKRYGFSIGDIEGPEDVLKLPPLFVEVMKYHRFLSIPEDQVALNLTSSGTGGQVTQALFDQAGVDRIQRISRTIFRDIGFCSDRAAGYLMFSYAREDAGAVGTSWSDEQEMACAPVSEARWLLRRGDDGAFGFDPEEAANGLVELSERGPVRLLGFPAFIFQMLEELDRQGRSVKVDRDSFVIAGGGWKNHAGLPMTQDDFARELERRIGLPRENVRDLYGMVEHGIPYCSCPEGHHHVPVFAKVAVRHPLTLDLMPLGEEGLLHLISPWNVAQPNCSVLSTDLVVLGEDCPCGVKGQYIRSIRRGGKKKHKGCAIAAQEILDRVRAERGM
- a CDS encoding DUF2157 domain-containing protein, whose protein sequence is MGERKQLLRIGLEDLDVAQSMGLIDGTKREDLEAFLIKASEARGDGSRLVSFAYYLGAMMVISALTWFVADAWDFMSGLGLAAVALIYGLGFGFFGYRFYRRDETRTLGGLLVTIAVCLTPMLVYGLQKETGLWTGEEPGNYSDFYRWIKSGWCLMEISTIGAVLLAMRWIRFSFLAFPLALSLWFTSMDISPLLSVDRRVVSMVFGFAMGCVALRWDMGRDQGDPEYGFWLHLFGALAFWGGLTLLDSRGEFSRMIYGTINLGLMLLSLALDRSIYMTLGAIGFFGYLGHLAWSLFADFFYFPFVLVAFGLVVMFCGLWYSRRKLAIEKWVAGRLPRWLLRLREVRGDSAWR
- a CDS encoding GNAT family N-acetyltransferase, which encodes MEGSSLKSSVSIPAHMSYLEPLEGFVRGICSVAGCDQRDSSMVSLAVEEAVSNVIRHGYGEDCSESFQVRFEVGAAGITVEVHEKGLPFDPEYLSAPQEGDLRERGIGIRLMRGAMDRVEFRNLGKDGKLVSMTKYFRHRRVDSYFSHQELSSPDETAVKGPFTVRSMEDREALEISRCAYRAYGYTYREFVYYPERIKEMNHQGIMRSFVAEDSIGTLVGHLALSFSEVGASIAELAAAFVNPSCRGQGILGIMNEVVMAEAERSGLQGLFVHAVTSHVASQRGALKSGFVPSGVLLGALFSDLNFKALAGEVKQRESASLMYLPLCVRSGYDIWIPEVYAEVVQSILSWCDLKVSINTDSPSLPDRCPGGGEGNRSYRVGEFNFAEIRVCRFGLDSLAEVRQRTFQFRAERVDVIYLYLDAEVPDCAAFAQECRSMGYLFCGYLPGEMGGHDALILQSPETALDLNKVVLADDRGKDLLAFISKEIKEKEESL
- a CDS encoding type II toxin-antitoxin system YafQ family toxin, with translation MRKTKLTVKPTSQFRKDYKLALKRGLKIELIEDVIFILAMAGELPPKNRDHALSGNWAGHRECHIQPDWLLVYRVEASVLVLTLTRTGTHADLFGK